From Falco cherrug isolate bFalChe1 chromosome 4, bFalChe1.pri, whole genome shotgun sequence, one genomic window encodes:
- the SCAMP4 gene encoding secretory carrier-associated membrane protein 4 encodes MAEKVNNFPPLPKFIPLKPCFYQNFADEIPIDYQSLVKRIYHVWIFYCITLVVNIIACLAWWIGGGYGVNFGLAILWLILFSPCGYVCWFRPAYKAFRSDSSFNFMAFFFIFGAQFILTVLQAIGFSGWGACGWLAAITFFSTNVAAAVFMLFPAIMFTMSAVAMLICILRVHKIYRGAGGSFQKAQDEWNSGMWRNPPSREAQYSNFSGNSLPEYPTVPNYPPGNQWP; translated from the exons ATGGCAG AAAAGGTGAATAACTTCCCACCGCTCCCCAAGTTTATCCCTCTGAAACCGTGTTTCTACCAGAATTTTGCTGATGAAATTCCCATCGATTATCAGTCTCTGGTGAAGAGAATCTACCACGTATGGATCT TTTACTGCATCACACTAGTAGTGAATATAATTGCGTGCCTGGCGTGGTGGATCGGAGGAGGCTATGGGGTGAATTTTGGGCTGGCCATCCTCTGGCTTATCCTCTTCAGTCCCTGCGGCTACGTCTGCTGGTTCCGACCTGCCTATAAAGCCTTTCG GTCGGACAGCTCGTTTAATTTTATGgcctttttcttcatctttggaGCACAGTTTATTCTCACGGTCCTGCAGGCGATTGGTTTCTCTGGATGGGGAGCTTG CGGATGGTTGGCAGCCATTACTTTCTTTAGCACCAAtgttgcagctgctgtgttcatgctgtttcctgcCATTATGTTTACAATGTCAGCAGTCGCCATGCTCATCTGCATTTTAAGG GTACATAAAATCTACCGAGGGGCTGGTGGAAGCTTTCAGAAGGCTCAGGATGAGTGGAACAGTGGCATGTGGAGGAACCCCCCCAGCAGGGAGGCCCAGTACAGCAATTTTTCTGGGAACAGCCTGCCAGAGTACCCCACAGTGCCCAACTATCCCCCAGGAAACCAATGGCCTTAA